A single region of the Pseudomonas granadensis genome encodes:
- the rpmA gene encoding 50S ribosomal protein L27: MAHKKAGGSTRNGRDSEAKRLGVKMYGGQVIKAGNIIVRQRGTQFHAGYGVGMGKDHTLFAKIEGVIKFEVKGAFGRRYVSVIAA; this comes from the coding sequence ATGGCACACAAAAAAGCTGGTGGTAGTACCCGTAACGGTCGCGACTCAGAAGCCAAACGCCTTGGCGTGAAGATGTATGGCGGCCAGGTCATCAAGGCCGGCAACATCATCGTGCGTCAGCGCGGCACCCAATTCCACGCTGGCTACGGCGTTGGCATGGGTAAGGATCACACTCTCTTCGCTAAAATCGAAGGCGTGATCAAGTTCGAAGTAAAGGGCGCCTTCGGTCGTCGTTACGTGAGCGTAATCGCGGCTTAA
- the cgtA gene encoding Obg family GTPase CgtA — translation MKFVDEVSIRVKAGDGGNGAMSFRREKFIENGGPNGGDGGDGGSIYMMADENLNTLVDYRYTRHFDAERGSNGGSTDCTGKKGEDLILRVPVGTTVIDSATQEVIGDLTKAGQKLMVVQGGWHGLGNTRFKSSTNRAPRQTTPGKPGEQRDLKLEMKVLADVGLLGLPNAGKSTFIRSVSAAKPKVADYPFTTLVPNLGVVSVDRWKSFVVADIPGLIEGASDGAGLGIRFLKHLARTRLLLHLVDMAPLDDSSAPDAAEVIVNELIKFSPSLAERDRWLVLNKCDQILEEEHDARVKEIVDRLEWTGPVYVISAIAKIGTERLCHDIMRYMEDRADRLANDPAYKEELADLDQRIEDEARAQLQALDDKRALRRSGVKSVHDIGDDDWDEEDVDDEDGPEIIYVRD, via the coding sequence ATGAAGTTTGTTGATGAAGTATCGATTCGCGTAAAGGCCGGTGACGGTGGCAACGGTGCCATGAGTTTCCGCCGGGAAAAATTCATTGAAAACGGCGGCCCGAACGGTGGTGATGGCGGTGACGGCGGTTCCATCTACATGATGGCCGACGAAAACCTCAACACCCTGGTCGACTATCGTTATACCCGGCACTTCGATGCCGAGCGTGGCTCCAACGGCGGCAGCACCGACTGCACCGGCAAGAAGGGCGAAGACCTGATCTTGCGCGTGCCGGTCGGCACCACGGTGATTGACTCCGCCACCCAGGAAGTCATCGGCGACCTGACCAAGGCCGGTCAGAAGCTGATGGTGGTGCAGGGTGGCTGGCACGGTCTGGGCAACACCCGTTTCAAATCCAGTACCAACCGTGCGCCGCGCCAGACCACGCCGGGCAAGCCGGGCGAGCAGCGCGACCTGAAACTGGAAATGAAAGTGCTGGCCGACGTCGGTCTGCTGGGTTTGCCGAATGCCGGTAAAAGTACCTTTATCCGTTCGGTCTCGGCCGCCAAGCCGAAAGTCGCCGATTACCCGTTCACCACGCTGGTGCCGAACCTCGGCGTGGTCAGCGTCGATCGCTGGAAGAGCTTCGTCGTTGCCGACATTCCGGGGCTGATCGAAGGCGCTTCCGACGGCGCCGGTCTGGGCATTCGCTTCCTCAAGCACCTGGCGCGTACTCGTCTGCTGCTGCACCTCGTCGACATGGCGCCGCTGGATGACTCCAGTGCTCCGGACGCGGCTGAAGTGATCGTAAACGAGCTGATCAAGTTCAGTCCGTCGCTGGCCGAGCGTGATCGCTGGCTGGTATTGAACAAATGCGATCAGATCCTTGAAGAAGAGCACGACGCTCGCGTCAAGGAAATCGTCGACCGCCTGGAGTGGACCGGTCCGGTGTACGTGATTTCGGCCATCGCCAAGATCGGTACCGAGCGTCTGTGCCACGACATCATGCGTTACATGGAAGATCGTGCCGATCGTCTGGCCAATGACCCGGCCTACAAGGAAGAGCTGGCCGATCTCGATCAGCGCATCGAAGACGAAGCGCGTGCGCAGTTGCAGGCGCTGGATGACAAGCGTGCCCTGCGTCGCAGCGGCGTGAAGTCGGTCCATGACATCGGCGACGATGACTGGGACGAAGAAGATGTGGATGACGAAGACGGTCCGGAAATCATTTACGTGCGTGACTGA
- the rplU gene encoding 50S ribosomal protein L21, with product MYAVIVTGGKQYKVAEGEYLKIEKLEIATGESVTFDRVLLVANGDDVNIGAPVVAGATVKAEVISQGRHDKVRIIKFRRRKHHMKRMGHRQWFTEIKITGIQA from the coding sequence ATGTACGCAGTAATCGTTACCGGCGGTAAGCAATACAAGGTCGCTGAAGGTGAATACCTGAAGATCGAAAAACTGGAAATCGCTACTGGCGAATCCGTGACTTTTGATCGCGTTCTGCTGGTCGCCAATGGCGACGACGTGAACATCGGCGCACCCGTTGTTGCTGGCGCAACCGTCAAGGCTGAAGTGATTTCCCAAGGTCGTCACGATAAAGTCCGCATCATCAAGTTCCGTCGTCGTAAGCACCACATGAAGCGTATGGGCCACCGCCAGTGGTTCACCGAGATCAAAATCACCGGTATTCAGGCTTAA
- a CDS encoding polyprenyl synthetase family protein, which translates to MQPQAFYRAVADDFSAVDGIIKKQLTSRVPLVSKIGDYITSAGGKRLRPLLVLLCGKALGREGDDMRLLAATIEFLHTATLLHDDVVDMSGMRRGRSTANAMWGNAPSVLVGDFLYSRSFEMMVELGSMPVMKILSQATRIIAEGEVLQLSKVRDASTTEETYMEVIRGKTAMLFEASTHSAAALAGATAEQSEALRTFGDHLGVAFQLVDDLLDYKGDAETLGKNVGDDLAEGKPTLPLIYTMREGTPEQAALVRQAIQKGGIEDLESIRIAVEASGSLEYTAQLARDYVARAITCLEALPASEYRDALVELSEFAVARTH; encoded by the coding sequence ATGCAACCCCAAGCTTTCTACCGCGCGGTGGCGGACGATTTTAGCGCCGTCGACGGCATCATCAAGAAGCAGCTGACTTCCCGAGTACCGCTGGTATCGAAAATCGGCGATTACATCACCTCGGCTGGCGGCAAGCGTCTGCGTCCTTTATTAGTGTTGCTGTGTGGCAAGGCCCTGGGTCGCGAAGGCGACGACATGCGTCTCCTGGCCGCCACCATCGAATTCCTGCACACCGCGACCCTGCTGCATGACGACGTGGTCGACATGTCCGGCATGCGCCGTGGCCGTTCGACCGCCAACGCCATGTGGGGCAACGCCCCGAGCGTGCTGGTCGGCGATTTCCTGTATTCGCGCTCGTTCGAAATGATGGTCGAACTGGGCTCGATGCCGGTCATGAAGATCCTGTCCCAGGCCACGCGCATCATCGCCGAAGGTGAAGTGTTGCAACTGTCCAAGGTGCGTGACGCCAGCACCACCGAAGAAACCTACATGGAAGTCATCCGCGGCAAGACTGCGATGCTCTTCGAAGCCTCGACCCATAGCGCCGCCGCACTGGCCGGTGCTACCGCCGAGCAGAGCGAAGCCCTGCGCACCTTCGGCGATCACTTGGGTGTGGCCTTCCAGCTGGTCGATGACCTGCTCGACTACAAGGGCGACGCGGAAACCCTGGGCAAGAACGTCGGTGACGATCTGGCCGAAGGCAAGCCAACCCTGCCGTTGATCTACACCATGCGCGAAGGCACGCCGGAACAGGCCGCACTGGTGCGCCAGGCGATCCAGAAAGGCGGGATCGAAGACCTGGAAAGCATCCGCATCGCTGTGGAAGCTTCCGGTTCGCTGGAGTACACCGCGCAACTGGCCCGCGATTACGTGGCCCGTGCGATTACCTGCCTCGAAGCATTGCCGGCCAGCGAATACCGCGATGCGCTGGTGGAACTGAGCGAGTTTGCGGTCGCCCGCACGCACTGA
- a CDS encoding zinc ribbon domain-containing protein YjdM, translating into MSTLPPCPKCNSEYTYEDGTQLVCPECAHEWSAGGEAEVASTDDVKKDSVGNVLQDGDTITVIKDLKVKGTSLVVKVGTKVKNIRLCDGDHDIDCKIDGIGPMKLKSEFVRKV; encoded by the coding sequence GTGAGCACGTTGCCACCCTGCCCGAAATGCAATTCCGAATACACCTACGAAGACGGTACGCAACTGGTCTGCCCTGAGTGCGCCCACGAGTGGTCTGCCGGCGGCGAAGCCGAAGTGGCGTCCACGGATGACGTGAAGAAAGATTCGGTCGGCAACGTCCTGCAGGACGGCGACACCATCACCGTGATCAAGGACCTCAAGGTCAAGGGCACCTCCCTGGTCGTCAAGGTCGGCACCAAGGTCAAGAACATCCGCCTGTGCGATGGCGACCACGACATCGATTGCAAGATTGACGGCATCGGTCCGATGAAACTCAAATCCGAGTTCGTCAGAAAAGTCTGA
- a CDS encoding DUF6482 family protein yields the protein MNLQELNAFAIAGKVDELNLISMEGGIYLLEARMHGAAHPLHDPLGKTLTLRSVEHARDMLHAFPVLPFNLVHTSVHDEMCGLGGGINESLKVPLAWRSAL from the coding sequence ATGAACCTGCAAGAGCTGAACGCGTTCGCCATCGCCGGCAAGGTCGATGAGTTGAATCTGATTTCAATGGAGGGCGGGATCTATCTGCTGGAAGCGCGCATGCATGGGGCGGCGCATCCGTTGCATGATCCTCTGGGTAAAACCCTGACTCTTCGTTCCGTCGAGCATGCACGGGACATGCTGCATGCCTTTCCGGTGCTGCCGTTCAATCTGGTGCACACCTCGGTGCATGATGAAATGTGTGGTTTGGGCGGTGGCATCAATGAAAGTCTGAAAGTGCCGCTTGCCTGGCGCTCCGCCCTGTAG
- a CDS encoding NADPH-dependent F420 reductase, giving the protein MKIGIIGTGNIGGVLARKLKAAGHEVRVANSRGVEGVRAFAEEIGVEPADIRGAVDGVEVIVLSIPLPALSALPADLFASVSPGVPIVDTSNYYPGLRDPKIEEIDQGMTESIWVTRQIGRPVIKAFNNLLAYTLAELGRAQGAEGRLAAAVAGDDQKAKETVMSLVDQVGFDPVDGGTLDQSWRQQPCTPCYCCDYDAQTMRRALALAVKGRAPAIRDELPRHFQLLGPNPGHDDVVAMNRSFNPLD; this is encoded by the coding sequence ATGAAAATCGGCATCATCGGCACCGGCAATATTGGCGGTGTTCTCGCGCGCAAGCTCAAGGCTGCCGGTCATGAGGTCCGTGTGGCGAACTCTAGAGGCGTTGAGGGCGTGCGTGCGTTTGCTGAAGAAATTGGAGTGGAGCCTGCGGATATTCGAGGTGCGGTAGACGGGGTGGAGGTGATCGTGTTGTCGATACCGCTGCCGGCGTTGAGTGCGTTACCTGCTGATCTGTTTGCTTCTGTGTCCCCTGGTGTCCCGATTGTCGATACCAGTAATTACTACCCCGGTTTGCGCGATCCGAAGATTGAGGAGATCGATCAGGGAATGACGGAAAGCATCTGGGTCACCCGGCAGATCGGGCGTCCAGTGATCAAGGCTTTCAACAACCTGCTGGCCTATACCTTGGCTGAGCTGGGTCGTGCGCAAGGTGCTGAGGGTCGTCTGGCAGCGGCCGTAGCGGGGGATGACCAAAAGGCCAAAGAGACGGTCATGTCTTTGGTGGATCAGGTTGGTTTTGATCCGGTGGATGGCGGTACGCTTGATCAGTCCTGGCGGCAGCAGCCGTGCACGCCTTGCTATTGCTGTGACTACGACGCGCAAACCATGCGCCGGGCTCTGGCGTTGGCGGTCAAGGGGCGGGCGCCAGCCATACGCGATGAGTTGCCCCGGCACTTCCAATTGCTCGGTCCGAACCCAGGCCATGACGACGTCGTGGCGATGAATCGTTCTTTCAATCCGCTGGATTGA
- the rpsT gene encoding 30S ribosomal protein S20, with product MANSPSAKKRAKQAEKRRSHNASLRSMVRTYIKNVVKAIDAKDAEKAQAAYVLAVPVIDRMADKGIIHKNKAARHKSRLNGHVKALKEAA from the coding sequence GTGGCCAACTCACCTTCCGCCAAAAAACGTGCAAAACAGGCTGAGAAGCGTCGCAGCCACAACGCCAGCCTGCGTTCCATGGTTCGCACCTACATCAAGAATGTAGTCAAAGCCATCGACGCAAAAGACGCTGAAAAAGCTCAAGCTGCATACGTTCTGGCTGTGCCAGTTATCGACCGCATGGCCGATAAAGGCATCATCCACAAGAACAAGGCTGCTCGTCATAAGAGCCGTCTGAATGGCCACGTCAAAGCGCTGAAAGAAGCCGCTTAA
- the proB gene encoding glutamate 5-kinase, with amino-acid sequence MRSKVTGAQRWVVKIGSALLTADGKGLDRAAMSVWVEQMVALHEAGVELVLVSSGAVAAGMSRLGWTARPSAMHELQAAAAIGQMGLVQAWESSFAEHGRHTAQILLTHDDLSDRKRYLNARSTLRALVELKVIPVINENDTVVTDEIRFGDNDTLAALVANLVEADLLVILTDRDGMFDADPRNNPDAQMIFEARADDPSLDAVAGGTGGALGRGGMQTKLRAARLAARSGAHTIIVGGRLERVLDRLKAGERIGTLLSPERGMLAARKQWLAGHLQTRGTLVLDDGAVSALSQGNKSLLPVGVKLVQGSFRRGEMVVCVAPDGREIARGLANYSALEAQKIIGQSSDAIVGLLGYMAEPELVHRDNLILV; translated from the coding sequence ATGCGGAGCAAGGTGACAGGTGCGCAGCGTTGGGTCGTGAAGATCGGCAGCGCTTTGCTGACAGCGGATGGCAAAGGGCTCGATCGCGCGGCAATGAGTGTCTGGGTCGAACAGATGGTGGCCTTGCATGAGGCTGGCGTCGAGTTGGTGCTGGTGTCCTCTGGGGCGGTAGCGGCCGGCATGAGTCGTTTGGGCTGGACTGCGCGACCCAGTGCGATGCACGAGCTTCAGGCGGCCGCGGCAATCGGTCAGATGGGCTTGGTGCAGGCGTGGGAATCGAGCTTTGCCGAGCATGGCCGGCACACCGCGCAGATCCTCCTGACTCACGATGACCTGTCCGACCGCAAGCGCTATCTCAATGCCCGCAGCACTTTGCGCGCGCTGGTCGAGCTGAAAGTCATCCCGGTGATCAACGAAAACGACACTGTGGTCACTGACGAAATCCGCTTCGGCGACAACGACACGCTGGCGGCGCTGGTGGCCAATCTGGTCGAAGCGGATCTGCTGGTGATCCTCACCGATCGCGACGGCATGTTTGACGCCGATCCGCGCAACAACCCCGATGCGCAGATGATCTTCGAGGCGCGCGCCGATGATCCGAGCCTCGACGCGGTAGCGGGCGGCACCGGTGGTGCGCTGGGGCGTGGCGGCATGCAGACCAAGTTGCGCGCGGCGCGTCTGGCGGCGCGTTCCGGTGCGCACACGATCATTGTCGGTGGGCGACTGGAGCGAGTGCTTGATCGCCTGAAAGCCGGCGAGCGCATCGGCACCTTGCTCTCGCCTGAGCGCGGCATGCTCGCAGCACGCAAGCAGTGGCTGGCCGGGCATCTGCAAACCCGTGGCACGCTGGTGCTGGATGATGGTGCGGTCTCAGCGCTGTCGCAAGGCAACAAGAGTCTGCTGCCGGTGGGCGTCAAACTGGTGCAAGGCAGCTTTCGTCGCGGTGAGATGGTGGTCTGCGTGGCGCCGGACGGTCGTGAGATCGCCCGCGGCCTGGCCAACTACAGCGCGCTGGAGGCACAAAAAATCATCGGTCAGTCGTCGGATGCGATTGTCGGTTTGCTCGGTTACATGGCGGAGCCGGAACTGGTTCACCGTGACAACCTGATTCTGGTTTAA
- a CDS encoding PA4570 family protein translates to MTYLIDAWLDRPHPYLRILHRETGEVCAVLEEEALHELQDQGDLDVSSLNSSEPLVLKELVRNLFLFCYARALRPSSELHNKIEL, encoded by the coding sequence ATGACTTATTTGATCGACGCCTGGCTGGATCGCCCACACCCTTACCTCAGAATCCTCCATCGGGAAACCGGTGAAGTCTGTGCGGTGCTTGAGGAAGAAGCGTTGCATGAGCTGCAGGATCAGGGGGATCTGGACGTCAGCAGCCTCAATTCCAGCGAGCCGCTGGTACTCAAGGAGCTGGTACGCAATCTGTTCCTGTTCTGCTATGCCCGGGCGTTGCGCCCCAGCAGTGAACTGCACAACAAGATCGAACTATGA
- a CDS encoding FKBP-type peptidyl-prolyl cis-trans isomerase: MSEVNLSTDETRVSYGIGRQLGDQLRDNPPPGVSLDAILAGLTDAFAGKESRVGQEEMSASFKVIREIMQAEAAAKAEAAAGEGLAFLAENAKREGITTLASGLQFEVLTQGDGAKPTREDQVRTHYHGTLIDGTVFDSSYERGQPAEFPVGGVIAGWTEALQLMNAGSKWRLYVPSELAYGAQGVGSIPPHSVLVFDVELLDVL; encoded by the coding sequence ATGTCCGAAGTAAATCTGTCCACCGACGAAACCCGCGTCAGCTACGGCATTGGCCGTCAGCTGGGTGACCAGCTGCGCGACAACCCGCCACCGGGCGTCAGCCTGGACGCGATTCTGGCTGGCCTGACCGATGCCTTCGCCGGCAAGGAAAGCCGTGTGGGTCAGGAAGAGATGTCCGCCAGCTTCAAGGTGATCCGCGAAATCATGCAAGCTGAAGCGGCTGCCAAGGCTGAAGCTGCCGCTGGTGAAGGCCTGGCTTTCCTGGCGGAAAACGCCAAGCGTGAAGGCATCACCACGCTGGCTTCCGGCCTGCAGTTCGAAGTGCTGACCCAGGGCGACGGCGCCAAGCCGACCCGTGAAGACCAGGTGCGCACGCACTACCACGGCACGCTGATCGACGGCACTGTGTTCGACAGCTCCTACGAGCGCGGCCAGCCTGCAGAATTCCCGGTCGGCGGCGTGATTGCCGGCTGGACCGAAGCGCTGCAACTGATGAATGCCGGCAGCAAATGGCGCCTGTACGTGCCAAGCGAACTGGCTTACGGCGCTCAAGGCGTTGGCAGCATCCCGCCGCACAGCGTTCTGGTGTTCGACGTCGAGTTGCTGGACGTTCTGTAA
- a CDS encoding CreA family protein produces the protein MRIAKGLLGLLMALPLLASAEEIGQVSTVFKFVGPNDRIVVEAFDDPKVEGVTCYLSRAKTGGVKGGLGLAEDRAEASIACRQVGPIKFKGELKDGDEVFKERTSLVFKTMQVVRFLDKKRNTLVYLVYSDRLIEGSPQNAVTAIPILPWVPVQQ, from the coding sequence ATGCGCATAGCGAAAGGATTGTTGGGTCTGCTGATGGCGCTGCCATTGCTGGCCTCGGCCGAAGAAATCGGTCAGGTATCGACGGTGTTCAAGTTCGTCGGTCCGAACGACCGCATTGTGGTCGAAGCCTTTGATGATCCGAAGGTCGAGGGCGTGACCTGCTACCTGTCGCGCGCCAAGACTGGCGGTGTGAAGGGCGGTCTGGGTCTGGCCGAGGATCGCGCGGAAGCGTCGATCGCCTGTCGCCAGGTGGGGCCGATCAAGTTCAAGGGTGAGCTGAAGGATGGCGACGAGGTGTTCAAGGAGCGCACCTCGCTGGTGTTCAAGACCATGCAGGTGGTGCGTTTCCTCGACAAGAAGCGCAACACGCTGGTGTACCTGGTCTACAGCGATCGCTTGATTGAGGGCAGTCCGCAGAATGCCGTGACGGCGATTCCGATCCTGCCGTGGGTGCCGGTCCAGCAGTAA
- a CDS encoding winged helix-turn-helix transcriptional regulator — MDREWNCEDPQNRKIWAEATTETLRVLEGKWKIIILCQLFAAKGALRFSDLEKLIEGINQKMLIQQLKQLEKDGIVLRTVYPQVPPKVEYQLTPIGHALGPSIQALIEWAEMRRDQR; from the coding sequence ATGGACCGAGAGTGGAACTGCGAAGACCCGCAAAATCGAAAGATCTGGGCCGAGGCAACGACTGAGACGCTTCGCGTACTGGAGGGGAAATGGAAAATCATCATCCTCTGCCAGCTGTTCGCGGCAAAGGGCGCGCTGCGCTTCTCGGATCTGGAGAAGCTGATCGAAGGGATCAATCAGAAAATGCTGATCCAGCAGCTCAAGCAACTGGAAAAGGACGGCATTGTGCTGCGCACGGTGTACCCGCAGGTGCCACCCAAGGTGGAATATCAGCTCACGCCCATCGGTCACGCGCTTGGGCCGTCAATCCAGGCATTGATCGAATGGGCAGAGATGCGCCGCGATCAGCGCTGA